The region AGATTGTTCAGCGCTGTACCGAGGTTGAGTCAGGCGGGCGTATGGTGGATGCGATTCTGACCAATACGTTGCTGCCTCAGATGAGCCAGATTTTACTTACCGCCAGCCGCAGCGACGAGCAGTACCGACGTCTGCATGTCACCTGCGAGCAGGGCGAGTTCCACTGTCAGTTTGCCGCGTAATAATCATCAAGAGAACTGTAAAAGATGACGGATAATGATAACAATCGGACTGTCCCAAACGCGCTCCCGGTCGGGTACCGTTTCAATGAGTTTGAGATAAAAGAGGTGATTGGCGGCGGCGGATTCGGCATCGTCTATCGCGCCTGGGATCACCAGCTCGAACGCACTATCGCTATCAAAGAGTTTATGCCTTCCTCCCTCGCCGTGCGCGGCGAGGACATGACGCTGGTACTGCGCAGCGAGCGCTTTGGCAAAGCGTTTTCTGCTGGCCTGAACAGCTTCATCCAGGAAGCCCGCCTGCTGGCGCGCTTCAACCACCCGAACCTGCTGCACGTACTGCGTTTCTGGGTGCAAAACGACACGGCCTATATGGGAACGCTGTTTTACAGCGGCACCACGCTGTCGCGTCTGCGGGAAGAAAAACCGGAACTGATTAACGAGGCGTGGATCCGCCGCATGCTGCCCATGCTCTTCGGTGCCATCAAAACGATCCACGACGAAGGCTACCTGCACCGCGACATCTCGCTGGATAACATTCAGATTCAGGACAACGGCCTGCCGGTGCTGCTTGATTTCGGATCGGCGCGTCGCACCATCGGTAACCTCTCGGATGAGACGGAAACCATGCTGCGTCCGGGGTTTGCGCCTATCGAGCAGTATACCGACGACAATGAAAGCGAGCAGGGGCCGTGGACGGATATCTACGCGCTCGGCGCCGTATTGCGCACCCTTATCGTCGGCTCTCCGCCGCCGGTCAGCGTGGTGCGTTCGATTCAGGACACCTGCAAACCGCTGGTGGAGCTGATGCCGCAGGGCTATTCCATTCCGCTGCTTCAGGCCATCGACAAGGCGCTGGCGCTGCATATGGAAGACCGTCCGCAATCCATTGAGGAGTTTGCGGCATTGATTGAGATGCCTGTCGCCGGTATCGACGAGGTACTGACCGCGAAGAAGACCGGCACGATGCTGGTGCCGGTGGAAGAGGAGGCGTCTGCTTCCGCGCTCGACTGGCGTCGTTACAAGCTTCCGGGGCTGGTGGCCGCGGGCGTGCTGGTTGGGGTGGTTGCCGGTGCGATGCTGTTCGGCGGCGGCGGTCAGGAAACGCCAGAGCAGACGGCGCAAACCCCTGCCGTCAGCCCTCCGGCTGAGACCTCTGCCGCAGCGGAAACCAGACCGGCAACGGCAGAGGTGAGCGAGCCGGTCACGCCACCGGCTACGGCGCAGCAGAGTGCGCCGCCTGTCGATGCCAGCCCGGTCGCGCTGGTCTACATCCGCATGCTCGATGGCGAGACGCT is a window of Enterobacter hormaechei ATCC 49162 DNA encoding:
- a CDS encoding serine/threonine protein kinase, which gives rise to MTDNDNNRTVPNALPVGYRFNEFEIKEVIGGGGFGIVYRAWDHQLERTIAIKEFMPSSLAVRGEDMTLVLRSERFGKAFSAGLNSFIQEARLLARFNHPNLLHVLRFWVQNDTAYMGTLFYSGTTLSRLREEKPELINEAWIRRMLPMLFGAIKTIHDEGYLHRDISLDNIQIQDNGLPVLLDFGSARRTIGNLSDETETMLRPGFAPIEQYTDDNESEQGPWTDIYALGAVLRTLIVGSPPPVSVVRSIQDTCKPLVELMPQGYSIPLLQAIDKALALHMEDRPQSIEEFAALIEMPVAGIDEVLTAKKTGTMLVPVEEEASASALDWRRYKLPGLVAAGVLVGVVAGAMLFGGGGQETPEQTAQTPAVSPPAETSAAAETRPATAEVSEPVTPPATAQQSAPPVDASPVALVYIRMLDGETLKVNGESKALRPGNNGYASLKLPAGETRIELEGNGRTRTQTLDIAKPGTWLVNP